The following nucleotide sequence is from Centropristis striata isolate RG_2023a ecotype Rhode Island chromosome 7, C.striata_1.0, whole genome shotgun sequence.
AGTGTCGCTGCTCATATTTCTCAAAAGATGTTTCCTCTGGTCTGTTTTCAGAGGACTCATAGCAGCCTCACATTGCTTTGTGTTGTAAAGTCATAACCCTTCGGACAGTAAACAAATCTCCCACAAAAGCAATATCCCATAGAGGTCGATTAGTTTATGGGTTTGGAATCGGATAGAatgatttataaattatagttacAATTATAGTTACAGGTGGAACTGGGCTCAGATAGTGGCTGATGGCAGTGTAGCCTTCACCTGTTTTCCATTAGTGTTTTGCATAGAGGCTccatacacaaaattaatggCATGATAAGGTTATTGGTTATAGTATGGGGTTATTTATGCATTAAAATGAGGATAACTGCTGCTCTGCTGAGTGTGCTGTCTCTGTTACGCTAGCAAGCACTGTTCTTATAATTTGTATATGTGCAAACCTAGCACAATTATGGACCATATCTGATTACTGGAGGGccacttttacagaaaaaaaagctatGTGTATGCAACTTACATAAAATGGCACTGGTGCTCAATGAGCTCTAGCCATAAATGTGCAACAGACTTCAAATGACCCTTTTTTCAATGATATTTGACCAATGAATCAGCTATcagctttttttctgctctaatccattgttattatattgacctttaaaaaaaattcggAATTGGTCAACCTCTACCcattatatttaatttgctGTCACACTGTTCAGTACGGAGGCCTGTGGAGGCTGTTGTTTATGGTAACTGCATTAATGTATTAAAACTAATGAGGTGATTTATTAATGTGAAATTTAGTGGACATGCAGCTAAACAGAGTGTGCAGCTGAACAGAAGAAATGGCACCAACATTAATAAGACGGGAGGAGAAGTTCTTTatactttcaaaatgaaagatgATGCAGCAAAGTGCAGAATGTCCCCAAATGTATTTAAGTCCAGTTCATTAGAGGTCATACCAGTGGTGCTCTTTGTATTTGTGCAAGGTACTGCAGCAGGCTCTTAGTGTGGTAGATGGTGGGGTGGAGCTCAGGATTGGGGTTCTGCCATTGGCGATTCAAGTCCTCTCCACTCAGAGAACAACGATGACTACAGCAGAAAGGAAACAGCAGAGAAGGGGAAGGATACAGAGTGGAGGAGAACAGAGCAACAGCTGGAGAATCCTTCAGGACGAGattttgtgtgttaaaatgGATAAAGCTGTGACCAGCGTGCAGGCCCAGGCTCAGAGGTGTTTGCATCTTTACTGTGTAACTTGGaagctgtgaatgtgtgtttcatTTCTTCctcgtctctttttttttactcactttccGTTTACAACTCCATCAGGGTTGAGCATAGGGACAATCTTGAAGATGTAGGCTTCTCTCAGGCTGGCTGCCAGCGGGCTAGTGCCCATCAAGAACTCTAGTGTGCCCTTCATTACCCAGCTGGCGTTGGTCTCACCAGGGTGCACTCTGGCCGACAGGAAGATCAACGGACGATTCCCTGAAGGGGCAGAAAGCACAAATACATACAgagaaattatgaaaaaactaacagatatttcaaattaaagttttcacagctgagAAACAGCATCTGTAACTACAGTGTATGGAAAACTTATTTGCGCTGATACCCCACGGCCGTTCTAAATTAGTAGTATAGTAATGCAGGAAAATGTTCTTGCAAGGATTAGTTTTTAAGCCATTAAGCATTAGAAAGGAAGATTTTTAACtcactatatatatttatttattacttaaatGAATACAGTTAATCAATTATTCCTCATCCGTCAGGCAGGGCAGGGGGTCGATATGTTGGTAGGGAAAACACTGCTTTACACTTGCTGACGAGATCATTCCAGATTGTGTCAGGATGATTGATgaagtttttgtagtttttccagGACATGTGAAAATCCTGCAGCTGAGACTGTTCTGCTCTGCTCATGTATGAGAGCAACGGTGAGCAAACCTACAGTGATTTACTCACTGAACTGACAGATGTGATCATTGGAGTTGGACTCTGGCATGGCAGTGATGGTGAGGAGGGGGCAACTGTTTCCCCCCAgagtttcacacaggacatccTGTCTCAGGTAGATCTGGGGGGTCCTCAAAGCCTCCAGTTTAGACAGGTGCATCTGAGGACACAATGACGAAATgacaatattttacatttcaatttCTAACAATATTATCTAGAACTGGTGTCTAAGCCCACATCTTTCACACACTTGACTGTTGTATTGTTGCACTGGCTGCTGATTAGGTCAATTGTGATTAAGTGATTGCGATTGGGCTTCTCTATTGATGCTTGTGTTACAAGCAAGTATGCACAGTTGCTCTATAAAAAAGGCAGAACAAATGAAATCATAAAAACTATTTACATAATGAGTGCAAACTAGTTTGAGAGCACAGCAGGTATCTAAACTCAGATTTGAATGACATAAATTGTACgacaagtaaaaacaaaacaagaggcAGGTGCATTTGGGGTCACACTGGGGGTTTGGGAGGTTGAGCACTGAGAAAAGAGTCATGATTAATGAAGCAGAGCATAATGAAAACTGACATTTTCCAAGGGAGAAAATCCATTACAACTAGAAAATAAGGTCAGGAGGGGGAATAAAGTCATCAGAAACATGTATACTAAATGCTAAAACCCTCGACAGTACAGCACACAGTGGCACTGTAATACTACCTTAAGAGTGGAGTATGTATAAGGGTAATGATACGCAAAGTAGCAGACGTCATCCTTGTGGCTGAAGCTTGTGCTGAAGGTCATTGTATAATAGGATTTTCCTTTCTGACCACCAGCTGCAATGGAACTCCGAGCAAAGTGATTCCTGGAGAAGACGGAAAGTTTCATGAGTAAATGTTGCACAATACAGCACTCATAACATGTTCACCTATTGGTcgctttattaggtacacctgtatAATCTATTGCTATACAATACAATAACTGTGCCATATTGAGTTTATAATGTTAGACTATTATGACTATGTTTGTAAAATGACCTTGAGTGACGTGAAAGGcgcccataaataaaatgtattattattattatctctttttattgcacatgttctttatactttatataattatttctccaTCATATGACAGGGTAAGTGCAGCCTGAGTAGATATTTGATCCCCACTATTTCTTATTAATagccataaattcctgttaattctcatgtttttttttgcaacattatTCTACTTTTTCAGAACTTGCTTTAATTTATTCTCTCTtactatgtttattattatcacCAATGCAAATCCTTATATGTGAAAACCAGATTCAGAtgttttgctgaaattgttAGAAATGTATAGATTCAAATATATGTTTATTAGCTTTTTATAAGTTGGTGCTGTACTGGACTACCTTATCCTgagattaatatataaaattcGGACCCCCTAATAAATGATAACAGGGAGAACAAATGACTATGGCATTGTCTAAAAACTAAACTCTGAAGCCCATTATTGGAATCATAAAAATCTTTGCCTGAACAGTTGTACTGAATTGCTTTAGATTTTACAGGTGTCTCATAAAATACCCAATAAGTGCACATACTATTATAGAtcatctctaaaaaaaaaatagtaatgcaTCTGAAGCATTACTTTATAAATATGTGGTGACATTTGTGCAGAAAGGGCATAAAGGGTGTGTCGCCCTCTCCCTGCTAAAGGATCCTCGCTGAAAATTGCAGTACTAAGTACATTAATACCAGCTCATAAGAACTTTGTCATTGCAGCAAGCTATAAAGTAGTCAAGAGTGCTTTATAGCTACTGAATATAATATGTATTAATATACATGGTCATTAATTAACTACAGCACAGTAGCTGCAGTATGGCAAAAATAGTATGCTGCATCTGCATATGCCGCTCTTCCCCTCAGAGTATACCTACTTGTAGTAACAGATGTCCGTTCCTGTTCGGACCCAGCGAGGTCTGCCACTGATCGCCTCCTGCACAGAGTACATCAGCACCTGcatgcctacacacacacacacacacacacacacaacacaacacaacacacacagaaagtcaaaaacatgaaatctaaGAATGTGTGCTGTCTGCTCAAGTGACTAACTGTGGGTCTAAAGGCTTATAATTTCAATTCCCCATGTTGTTGTGCATCTCACCGTAGTTGAACTGGCTGTTTGACTTCTCAGAGTTGATGATGTTGAAGCGGTAGGTGGTTCCAACACGCATGCCGCTCACCTCAAAGTAAAACCACTGGTGGTAGTGATTACTGTTGATGTCTGAATTCAGCACCAGGTCATACTCATATCTGGAGaaacatcacaaaataaactataaatgtggaccaaaacaaataaataagtaaaagttGATCATTGGTTTAAATGTTATAATTTTGATAAAAGGTGATTTCATTTAAACTTCACATCTCATTGTGTAACTCTTACTCATTCCCATGTAACTGATGTGACAATAAATACTTACTTCCTAACTTGAACTGCCTTCCTGAGGTTGCCAGACTCAAACTGAGAGTTGAACTTCAGAGATTCGCCATCGTCTTCAATCACAGGACAACTGAAATGCAACAAAAAGAGGATGACGGATTGAGCTATTCTGCTTTATGAATGTCAAAGCTCTCAACATATtagaaaaaggacaaaattgtTGATTttagcttcatttttatgtcatcGGTCTCTGTAAGAGGAACTCACCTGGGAAGGTCCAGATCATATACTACTTTATCCACAATGTCATTAGGATGAATCAACCTCTCAATGTCCTGGAATATCTTAGACCTGCAGGATtagacacacaaatacactcttGATTAAAATAATGGATGGAAAAAacatgttcattaaaatgttttaatgaggAGGAAAGCAATAAGCCTTAGGAAATGCCTTTTTCCACCACCATGACATGACCATACACAGCAAAGTTACAACTGTAAGCTGTACCTCACATTCAGATTGAAAAAGCCAATTTGGACTGCCATGCAGAACCCAAGAATGCAACCACATGATTGTATTTAACGTTTTCCAAATTGTGCCTAGAAATTTGACTCACAAGTTGTCCTTGGAAAAAGCATTACCAAAACATCACTACTACTGAGGCTCCAAAAGGTCTGTCTGGAGCCCCACAAGCCAGCACTAGGTCATGTTCTTATGTTCAAAAGCTTCCCGTTTTAATTCAATCAGAACAATGGAATCTGCATTTGTATTTATCATAGATGCTGTAACatccaaaatcataatcaaaatCAAGAGTTTTACAGAATCGATAcagaatcacaaaaaaataagacaagacTCTAACGTATTGTTATTTTCTTACACTCCTAATTTCCACAAACAacaattttcatgaaaatgtCTCACCTCTGAACACCATAAACTCTCTCCTGAAGGGGCTCCCTAAATGTTGGGGCCACATGGCCAAAGTAGTCTGGGTAAGCCACTTCAGCGTACTGGGGCACCGAGTGTGTTCCCTTCACCATCTCCACGTAGAGGTCGGGGTCATGCATTGGGAGGAGCCGCGCCGTGTCTGGCACCTCCAGAACTGCTCCTTCCCCTCCTTCATCCTCAGCACCCTCCGAGCCACAATCTGAACCCCAGTTACTGCCCCCTCCTCCCACGCGACGAGTAGAGATACCACCTAAGAGCAGAGGAGAGTGTATGTGTCTTGTGGCATTGACTGGGGATCCCTCTTGTTTGACTGCCTTTTCTCCATCTCCTTTGACCAGAGCGCCCTCCTCTTCAAAAGAGACACTGCCCAACACATGTGCTAGGTCTTGTTCTATTGTGTGCTCTGACAATGTTGTATGTGTGTCAGGGGAAGGAATGTGGGTCTCCTCTTTTTTGTCTTGGTCCTTGGTGAGGTGGATGGTGTCCAGTTCTAGAGGTgtaagaggaacaggaggagcaggagcggGAGCTGAAGGAGACGGCAGGGTGTGTTGTCCTTTGGTAGCATTGCAATCCCCCTGGGAGCTCAATATGGGGGCGTGCTTTGGGGACAGGGCTTGAGCTGTGGGTACTATAATTGGCCGAGTGGATCGAGTTGAGGCCAATGACGATGAGAAAGATGAGGATGAAGATGTGGTAGAGGCACTCTTTGAGGATTCAAAGTTATAACCCTGTAGGAAAAAGAGGCATCAATCAGAAACACACAGGCAACAAATGGTTGTGTTAGAAACTTCACACTCAACCTGATATATACATAGTCATGGATCAGGTTTAACCATCTCAGACATTCAAATTCCATTCACCAATGGTTTAAAAAGGAAGTTTTGGTCATTCTTTTCACTTTAAAAATCAGTGAAACATTGGCACAGATTACTGACCTGGAAGTCTTCAGAAAGCTCCAAGAAAAATCTCTCATAGACCCTCAACTCCTCGAACGGACGGCCAGGATTCTTTTTGGGATGTAGCTTGTTTAGGTCCGTCTCTATGTCTTCATTCTGATTAAGAGGACACAGGGggaacaaaaacattacatcTAAATTAAGAACTTCAGACTGTGTGATATCTGGCTGTATGATATCTGGGTGTATCTATCTAAGGAACATGAGAGGAAGGAAACAAGGGGAAAAAGAACTACAGCTAATGATACAATATCAGTAACACAAAACCCCACTTATTTTGTGTAGCTGTTTAATTTTAGAAGGATTTTATAGTGCTTGCTGGATTGATTACTGACACTACGTAAGGGAAGAACAATGTTTTGATTAAATCAGTAATTGTAAATGAATAACAGATATGACTGACATAGTAATATGACAGTTTAAGGCATTGTCTGATGAGTTGTGGTTGGTGAGTTATGACTGCCCTCTGCAGGAAACTAAATCAAAATCAGCAAGAACTCTGCCCTGACACAGCTCTGAGGGATTCTGCCCACAAATGACTGAATGTTTTTGATTGTGGCAGCTTCTGTCCTCCATATATTTATGGATTCACATCCTTTAGCCAATAGGGCCAATTATATTATACATCACCATCCCTTGTGAAGTTCAATCATGATGCAAAAATGTTATAGAAAAGGATATTAATCACTCGGGCTTAAACTATGCACTGTTCTATAATACCAATTTCTCATACAGAGAAAACATAACATTTGGAACACCAAGTGCAACTTATAATGTGTCCAGGTGAAATATTGTGAGTGCTGAATATTACCGCAGCGTGTTGATCCTTCTCGTCCTCTTCATTCTCAGTATCGTTCTCTGTGTCCACATCAGTCTCCTCGTTATCGTCACTTTCATCCACCACATCATCCACTGggtacacagacacaaacattcACAAACATCATTAGGTGACTGTctctaaaacaaatattttcctttttttccatccAAGCTGGgagtttattattttaaatagggTGTGTAAGACTGGAGCAAAACCAGACTGGGAGAAATGAACTGATTTCCATCAATTGCTATGGCAGGAACAGAGAAAATGTTAATGAAAAGATGTGAGCAGCCATGATTCAGATGAGTGGCAGATTTAGTGGATAGAAGAAATTTTAAATAGATTTCTTCAAATACATTGAGCTGGTAATCTCACCGACAAGTCTATGTATTAGCAGTAGCGTTTTATGTTACACTGTTCTCCATGGTTGGGTTACTGACATCCCTGACATGTTCTTGGGAACAGATAAGTAAACACAGCTTTACACTAAGGCAGAGGCAATTACTGTGTTGCTGTTGCCAAATAGAGCTGTCAAAATTGTTTCTGGAGTTCTTCTTTCATTTTGAAATCTTCAAGAAATGACCTTAACTGTGTAGTCATTTACATCATCTAGTAgattcaattaaatattttgatcagacatgttttattttagatcAGATTAAGGGAAGATCAAAAGGGCTCAAATATTCCAGACAGCCTGTGGATGCAAGGAGGCAAATTAGTTGAGTACAGTGCAAGTACATAAGTCTACTAGTGAGCAAGCAAGCACAGAGCAATGTGCACTGAGCATCTTTATTACGTGTCTATTGCTAACACATGTCATGTGTTAGTTTAGTGAAGTGAAGAGTATGAGGTGAGGTGAATAAGAAAGCGGCAGTGAGTGAGTCTATGTATTCTGAGGATGGAGTTGTGTCTTACGTACGTCTTACCCTTCTTTAAGGGCCTGTTGCAGAGTTGATGAATTTTCCTTCCTGTAAGGCACATTGTGTGCAGCAGTGTTGCCATTAACCATTTATGTGGTCCAGGAATGaaagcattatttgtgtaaGTGTCTCTGTATTACGCAGGACTGATTCTAGGGTCGACAAAAAAagtctttgtgtctgtctgtattgCATAATAATCAATGAAAGGCATGCACATACACTGTAGTGTGCTGGGGCACTCTCTAGtgaagtgcatgtgtgtgtttgtgagcgtGTGATGTGTTCTCACCCCCTAGTGGCTGGCTGTACAGCTGCGCCACAGGCCCTAAAGCAGGTACATGTGGCAGCTGGTAGTGGAAGGCCGATTTGATGGTAGGCAGAGGCAGACGGTTCTTAGGAAAACACTTTCTCATGATGAGACTGGAAGTGTTGACAAGTGGATCCAGAGTCCGCACTGGGAGACACTCCTTGAAACACATAAAGTAGAGAGTAGgtgagaaatgtgtgtgtgtgtgcgcgcgcgcgtgcaGTAAATATTTGTTGCATGCTTTAATTGTTTGCCATGCCTATGTCACATTCTCACTCACggtggatgagttgtagaggatCCTCATGCCATCAGCGTCTAAAAAGGCTTTCCTGCCGAGCTTGATGTTGGTGATGTTCCTGAGGCAGACCAGCAGCCCTTTGCGGATCAGCATGTGGCGATGCCGTGTGTCATTACGATGCCAGTCCAGGTACAGAGTCAGCAAGACAGGCACATGTCCACCATCCACTGCACGGCGAGCATTTGTTTCTACGCAGGGAAGAGGGATGAAAGAAAGCAGTGATAATTTGCACTTTATGACTGTAAGATTAAGAGAAGCATGGTAGAAgtctaaagggttaaaatccatATTGAATAATCATTTACTGTGTCTGCTTCAGGATTAATGATGATGGAGTTGAGAGAGGCAGAAGTGAGATATACTGCAAAGGCACCAGCGCTAATTAAGGATCACTACACTACTAAAGAGTCACAAGTCAATGCTACAGAGAAAATTACTCACTGGATTTGAGCAGTGCTCCCAGTGCGTCCAGAGCTACCCTGTTGATTTAGAAACAAAGTGAACAGGTTACATGCTATGCTAAACAAACATCCATGACagattaaaagtttaaaaaaagtctatCTGAAAGACCTTAAGGAGATGCAGCCTGTGGATATCACTAGCTTATGGTTGTAACAACATGCATACAGGATCATTAACTCAATAGACCACTTACTTAAGCAGGCTGGTGTTCTTCTTGCTGTATGGCCCAATAATCTTGAACATGAGCTCCACCACTCCGTTCTTGCCCAAAGAAATAGCATTCACCacttcacaaaaacaaacacaggaatGAGGAGATATGAGGCCAAAGTAGAAATAGACATCACATAACACTGGAAACTTCATCAGTTCAGTATTTCAATGTTAAAAATAACTTACAGTTGGTGGAGTAAACCCTGAGAACCTGCAGGCAGGGCAGAAGCAGTTTGGTATTCTGTAGGTTCTGTTTCATTAAGTTGACTGTGACGTTCAGGGCTCCACTTAAACGGGCTTTCACTCCAAACTTCCTGTCTGAACACACATGATCATGCAGGTAAACATCACTTAATTTTTAGTGCTTTCAGTCTTTcctgcaaaaaagaaataagaagtTTTAACGGCACCCTGTAGAGTTTTTCACCAGAAgaagtgcaatgttttgttcCACATGTAAGGGTGCACATGCATGCAGGGACACAGGTGGTGCAATGCATCAGCAGTGAATATGACTACCATCAAGGATGTAACCCTTTCTCAagttaagacattttaaaaatcaattttacaactgttttatgaggaaaaaaacacactcaatctgTTAAATATCAACACACAATGGGTTTtggtgaaaaatacaaaatgtaagCACGACTTGTATTTGTTCACAAGGAAGCTCAACAGGGCAGCTTCACCAGCACAGACCTGACTTTTGCTGACGTAAGTGACATGATATTTTGGACATATAACAAAGTCAAATGAGAACAGAGACAAAAGCAAActcttataaatatataaatatagacatATAAATAGCAACCCTGCCATTGgtgcattgtgtgtttgtgttaaacATTAAGCCTACCTTTTGGGCCAACCTTGGCAAGCAGTGAGTGAAGCTGCAGCATGAGTTCTTCACTAGGAGGCAACTCTTTACTGGCAGTGATCAGAATCTGGAATAATATTCCTGTTCCTCCTTTAGACACAAACACTCCAACCCTGCGACCTCTGcctaaagacagaaaacaataaCAGCAGCATTAGAGATGATAAAACATTATGCATGATTGTAATATGCAATCCTGGAAAACATTACTACTTCATTGATGGCTACTAAATTTACAATTTACTACCACTTTGCCATTGATTAGATTGGCACAATGAATGGTTTATGCTTCTAGAATATATTTATCACTTCTCTCATGAAAAAGTAAACACTTTGCATGTGCCCCTGATAAGAAATGACAGTTAAATTGCCCACTAGGTGATCCAGCAAGGAAGTAAATGTTTTTATCAGCTCTCAAAATCAGGGCATAAACCTTTCAtcaattttgagaaaaaaaagagagtaaatGCCACTCACCCACTGTCAGAAGCTCACTGAGAATGTACAAAATATTCAGAGTAGTCTGGACATCCTTGGTGTTCTGTCAAAGCCACACACAACAAATAGATATGTATTGTTAATTACCTCTTCAGACATTATTACTACAGTTACTCGATGTTCTCTGTCCTGTTTGTGCAGTCCAATATCAAattatcaaatatcaaatatcaaacaCATCAGACACCACAGATGTTCATACAAAGACAGAGATACATTTCTTATGTCTTGGCATGTTTTACTGAGTGGTAAGTCTTTGGAAGGTAAATTTAAAGGAAACCACTCTAGCCATTTGTGCAGACAGTTGAAGTTAAAACAATAGAGTAAGCTTAGTGTTACAGgcacaatgagtaggatttGTTTGTTGCAAGTGAGTCATGAGTGATGATCCTACTCATTTTGCCTTTAAACTGTTGGCGGGATATCGAGCTGCAATGTGCAGTTTTGTTAATAAGTGAACTGACCTCCAGCGAGGCCAGGATGACCTCCATGCCACTGGAGCCTTTGGACATCACCTCTTTTCCGCTCTTCTCtgcaacacacaacaaaataaaaggtttcAGAAATGTGAGGATAAATAGTACAGGAACAACAGAGGGTGGGGGCTGTTATTCCAAGTACAGCTGGAAGTCCTGGAAACGTTGGGTCAAGACAAGTCACAATGTCACAGAGGATTATCTTGAAATGTGTGAAAACTGTCCTGAGTTACATGTAGTTACAATTAAAATCCTGCTGCATGACACAATAAATCCata
It contains:
- the agtpbp1 gene encoding cytosolic carboxypeptidase 1 isoform X2; this translates as MNKPKMATEKGVPSNSRVLMLLGQLERMNGEAMVRDVETARQITAKIFHLIQTQEKSGKEVMSKGSSGMEVILASLENTKDVQTTLNILYILSELLTVGRGRRVGVFVSKGGTGILFQILITASKELPPSEELMLQLHSLLAKVGPKDRKFGVKARLSGALNVTVNLMKQNLQNTKLLLPCLQVLRVYSTNLVNAISLGKNGVVELMFKIIGPYSKKNTSLLKVALDALGALLKSKTNARRAVDGGHVPVLLTLYLDWHRNDTRHRHMLIRKGLLVCLRNITNIKLGRKAFLDADGMRILYNSSTECLPVRTLDPLVNTSSLIMRKCFPKNRLPLPTIKSAFHYQLPHVPALGPVAQLYSQPLGVDDVVDESDDNEETDVDTENDTENEEDEKDQHAANEDIETDLNKLHPKKNPGRPFEELRVYERFFLELSEDFQGYNFESSKSASTTSSSSSFSSSLASTRSTRPIIVPTAQALSPKHAPILSSQGDCNATKGQHTLPSPSAPAPAPPVPLTPLELDTIHLTKDQDKKEETHIPSPDTHTTLSEHTIEQDLAHVLGSVSFEEEGALVKGDGEKAVKQEGSPVNATRHIHSPLLLGGISTRRVGGGGSNWGSDCGSEGAEDEGGEGAVLEVPDTARLLPMHDPDLYVEMVKGTHSVPQYAEVAYPDYFGHVAPTFREPLQERVYGVQRSKIFQDIERLIHPNDIVDKVVYDLDLPSCPVIEDDGESLKFNSQFESGNLRKAVQVRKYEYDLVLNSDINSNHYHQWFYFEVSGMRVGTTYRFNIINSEKSNSQFNYGMQVLMYSVQEAISGRPRWVRTGTDICYYKNHFARSSIAAGGQKGKSYYTMTFSTSFSHKDDVCYFAYHYPYTYSTLKMHLSKLEALRTPQIYLRQDVLCETLGGNSCPLLTITAMPESNSNDHICQFRNRPLIFLSARVHPGETNASWVMKGTLEFLMGTSPLAASLREAYIFKIVPMLNPDGVVNGNHRCSLSGEDLNRQWQNPNPELHPTIYHTKSLLQYLAQIQRAPLVFCDYHGHSRKKNVFMYGCSVKETVWQSNISATSSDLQEDLGYRALPKILSQIAPAFSMASCSFVVERSKESTARVVVWREIGVQRSYTMESTLCGCDQGKYKGLQIGTRELEEMGAQFCVALLRLKRLTGLRNHQHLLDLESDIIGTQSKVVSSSPTTYVLEEDEPSFLEAIDYSAESNDEDAEPEIEHVTEVQENPEQLSDSETNHRD
- the agtpbp1 gene encoding cytosolic carboxypeptidase 1 isoform X3 — encoded protein: MNKPKMATEKGVPSNSRVLMLLGQLERMNGEAMVRDVETARQITAKIFHLIQTQEKSGKEVMSKGSSGMEVILASLENTKDVQTTLNILYILSELLTVGRGRRVGVFVSKGGTGILFQILITASKELPPSEELMLQLHSLLAKVGPKDRKFGVKARLSGALNVTVNLMKQNLQNTKLLLPCLQVLRVYSTNLVNAISLGKNGVVELMFKIIGPYSKKNTSLLKVALDALGALLKSKTNARRAVDGGHVPVLLTLYLDWHRNDTRHRHMLIRKGLLVCLRNITNIKLGRKAFLDADGMRILYNSSTECLPVRTLDPLVNTSSLIMRKCFPKNRLPLPTIKSAFHYQLPHVPALGPVAQLYSQPLGVDDVVDESDDNEETDVDTENDTENEEDEKDQHAANEDIETDLNKLHPKKNPGRPFEELRVYERFFLELSEDFQGYNFESSKSASTTSSSSSFSSSLASTRSTRPIIVPTAQALSPKHAPILSSQGDCNATKGQHTLPSPSAPAPAPPVPLTPLELDTIHLTKDQDKKEETHIPSPDTHTTLSEHTIEQDLAHVLGSVSFEEEGALVKGDGEKAVKQEGSPVNATRHIHSPLLLGGISTRRVGGGGSNWGSDCGSEGAEDEGGEGAVLEVPDTARLLPMHDPDLYVEMVKGTHSVPQYAEVAYPDYFGHVAPTFREPLQERVYGVQRSKIFQDIERLIHPNDIVDKVVYDLDLPSCPVIEDDGESLKFNSQFESGNLRKAVQVRKYEYDLVLNSDINSNHYHQWFYFEVSGMRVGTTYRFNIINSEKSNSQFNYGMQVLMYSVQEAISGRPRWVRTGTDICYYKNHFARSSIAAGGQKGKSYYTMTFSTSFSHKDDVCYFAYHYPYTYSTLKMHLSKLEALRTPQIYLRQDVLCETLGGNSCPLLTITAMPESNSNDHICQFRNRPLIFLSARVHPGETNASWVMKGTLEFLMGTSPLAASLREAYIFKIVPMLNPDGVVNGNHRCSLSGEDLNRQWQNPNPELHPTIYHTKSLLQYLAQIQRAPLVFCDYHGHSRKKNVFMYGCSVKETVWQSNISATSSDLQEDLGYRALPKILSQIAPAFSMASCSFVVERSKESTARVVVWREIGVQRSYTMESTLCGCDQGKYKGLQIGTRELEEMGAQFCVALLRLKRLTGLRNHQHLLDLESDIIGTQSKVVSSPTTYVLEEDEPSFLEAIDYSAESNDEDAEPEIEHVTEVQENPEQLSDSETNHRD
- the agtpbp1 gene encoding cytosolic carboxypeptidase 1 isoform X1, with translation MNKPKMATEKGVPSNSRVLMLLGQLERMNGEAMVRDVETARQITAKIFHLIQTQEKSGKEVMSKGSSGMEVILASLENTKDVQTTLNILYILSELLTVGRGRRVGVFVSKGGTGILFQILITASKELPPSEELMLQLHSLLAKVGPKDRKFGVKARLSGALNVTVNLMKQNLQNTKLLLPCLQVLRVYSTNLVNAISLGKNGVVELMFKIIGPYSKKNTSLLKVALDALGALLKSKTNARRAVDGGHVPVLLTLYLDWHRNDTRHRHMLIRKGLLVCLRNITNIKLGRKAFLDADGMRILYNSSTECLPVRTLDPLVNTSSLIMRKCFPKNRLPLPTIKSAFHYQLPHVPALGPVAQLYSQPLGVDDVVDESDDNEETDVDTENDTENEEDEKDQHAANEDIETDLNKLHPKKNPGRPFEELRVYERFFLELSEDFQGYNFESSKSASTTSSSSSFSSSLASTRSTRPIIVPTAQALSPKHAPILSSQGDCNATKGQHTLPSPSAPAPAPPVPLTPLELDTIHLTKDQDKKEETHIPSPDTHTTLSEHTIEQDLAHVLGSVSFEEEGALVKGDGEKAVKQEGSPVNATRHIHSPLLLGGISTRRVGGGGSNWGSDCGSEGAEDEGGEGAVLEVPDTARLLPMHDPDLYVEMVKGTHSVPQYAEVAYPDYFGHVAPTFREPLQERVYGVQRSKIFQDIERLIHPNDIVDKVVYDLDLPSCPVIEDDGESLKFNSQFESGNLRKAVQVRKYEYDLVLNSDINSNHYHQWFYFEVSGMRVGTTYRFNIINSEKSNSQFNYGMQVLMYSVQEAISGRPRWVRTGTDICYYKNHFARSSIAAGGQKGKSYYTMTFSTSFSHKDDVCYFAYHYPYTYSTLKMHLSKLEALRTPQIYLRQDVLCETLGGNSCPLLTITAMPESNSNDHICQFRNRPLIFLSARVHPGETNASWVMKGTLEFLMGTSPLAASLREAYIFKIVPMLNPDGVVNGNHRCSLSGEDLNRQWQNPNPELHPTIYHTKSLLQYLAQIQRAPLVFCDYHGHSRKKNVFMYGCSVKETVWQSNISATSSDLQEDLGYRALPKILSQIAPAFSMASCSFVVERSKESTARVVVWREIGVQRSYTMESTLCGCDQGKYKGLQIGTRELEEMGAQFCVALLRLKRLTGLRNHQHLLDLESDIIGTQSKVVRNTTHPSVVRCACFSKVLTWCSSSPTTYVLEEDEPSFLEAIDYSAESNDEDAEPEIEHVTEVQENPEQLSDSETNHRD